Within the Pseudomonas oryzae genome, the region GCTGCTGCGCAGGCTGCCGAGCGTGTCGGCCAGTACATGGGCGGTGTTGAGGGCGCGCTCGATGCTGAGCGAGACGGCCGAGCTTTCGTGCTCGGCCCGCTCGCGGGCGTAATCGAGCGCCGTGTCGTTCTGCAGGGAGGCCGCCTGCTGGCTGAGCACCGTCACGGTGGCGGCGAAGCCGACCAGTACGATGGATACCACGCATGCCAACAGCCTGGCGCGCAGGCTCATCTTCTTCCTTTCCAAGATTCAACCTCTCGACTCGTCAGGGTGACGCACGGAGCAACGCACCACGCTGGTAGCGCGGGGGCGGTCCCGGCATGCCGTGCGGACAGTCCGGCTGCCCGGCACAGATCCCGGCAGGCGCAGGGGTAGACGCCTTGCGCTGGGATTTGTGTGACGAATGTCTCACATGTTTTGCATTGCGAGAAGTGTCGCCTTGACAGATATTCGAATTGGTCTACGTGCTCCGGTATCGGCACGGCCGGTGCCGGCTCAGATCGCCACCAGCCCGCGCACGCCGTCGGCTTCCATGCTCTCGCCGCGGCCCTGCTGGACGATCTCGCCGCGCGACATCACCAGGTACTGGTCGGCCAGTTCGGCGGCGAAGTCGTAGAACTGCTCGACCAGCAGGATGGCCATGTCGCCGCGCGCGGCGAGCCGCCTGATCACCGCGCCGATCTCCTTGATCACCGAGGGCTGGATGCCTTCGGTGGGTTCGTCGAGGATCAGCAGGCGCGGGCGGCTGGCCAGCGCGCGGCCGATGGCCAGCTGTTGCTGCTGGCCGCCGGAGAGGTCGCCGCCGCGGCGGTGCTTCATCTCGCGCAGCACCGGGAACAGCTCGTAGATGGATTCCGGCACTGCCTTCGCCTCGCTGGCGCTGAAGCGCGACAGCCCCATCAGCAGATTTTCCTCGACGGTCAGGCGGGCGAAGATGTCGCGGCCCTGCGGCACGTAGGCGATGCCGGCATGCACGCGCTGGTGCGGCTTGTAGCCGGTGATCTCGGCATTTTCCCAGAGGATCTTCCCGTCCTTTGCCGGGATCAGGCCCATCAGGCATTTCAGCAGGGTGGTCTTGCCCACCCCGTTGCGGCCGAGCAGGCAGGTGACCTCGCCGACTTTCGCCTCGAACGACAGGCCGCGCAGGATGTGGCTGCCGCCGTAGTACTGGTGGAGTTGCTGGACTTGCAGCATGTGTCTGTCCTCTTGCAGGGGACGCCGGGGCGTCCCGTCAACATTGCCGGGTCTGCCTGGTGCGCACGGCGCACCCTACCGGGCACGCTTCGTAGGGTGCGCTGCGCACCCCGTGCATCTCAGCGCCCCAGATACACCTCGATCACCCGCTCGTTGGCCTGCACCTGCTCCAGCGAGCCTTCGGCCAGCACGTGGCCCTGGTGCAGCACGGTGACGTGGTCGGCGATGGAGCCGACGAAGCCCATATCGTGCTCGACCACCATCAGCGAATGCTTGCGCGACAGCGAGGTGAACAGCTCGGCGGTGAACTCGGTCTCGGCGTCGGTCATCCCCGCCACCGGCTCGTCGAGCAGCAGCAGGTGCGGCTCCTGCATCAACAGCATGCCGATCTCGAGGAACTGCTTCTGGCCGTGGGAGAGCAGGCCGGCCGGGCGCTTGCGCGCGCCTTCCAGGCGGATGGTGGCGAGCACCTCGTCGATGCGGTCGCGCTGTTCGCCGGTCAGCCGCGCGCGCAGGCTGGCCCACACCGACTTGTCGGTCTTCTGCGCCAGTTCGAGGTTTTCGAACACGCTGAGCGCCTCGAACACCGTCGGCTTCTGGAACTTGCGGCCGATGCCGGCCTGAGCGATCTCCACCTCGCTCATCCCGGTCAGGTCGAGCTGCTCGCCGAACCAGGCCTGGCCGCTGTCCGGGCGGGTCTTGCCGGTGATCACGTCCATCATGGTGGTCTTGCCGGCGCCGTTGGGGCCGATGATGCAGCGCAGCTCGCCGACGCCGATGTACAGGTTGAGGTCGGTCAGCGCCTTGAAGCCGTCGAAGCTGACGTTGATGCCCTCGAGGGTGAGGATGGTGCCGTGGCGGACGTTGACGCCCTTGCCGACCAGATGGCCGGTGTCCAGCGGCAGGTCGGCCTGGTGGGTGGTGGCGGCGTTCATTGCTCTTTCTCCTTGCGCAGCAGACCGATCACGCCCTTGGGCAGGTACAGGGTGACGACGATGAACAGGGCGCCGAGGAAGAACAGCCAGTACTCGGGGAAGGCCACGGTGAACCAGCTCTTCATGCCGTTGATCAGCCCGGCGCCGAGCAGCGGGCCGATCAGCGTGCCGCGCCCGCCGAGGGCCACCCACACCGCCGCCTCGATGGAATTGGTCGGCGACATCTCGCTGGGGTTGATGATGCCCACCAGCGGCACGTACAGCGCCCCGGCCAGGCCGCACAGCACGGCGGACAGCACCCAGATGAACAGCTTGTAGCCGCGCGGGTCGTAGCCGCAGAACATCAGGCGGTTCTCGGCGTCGCGCAGCGCGGTGAGCACCCGGCCGAACTTGCTGCGCGCCAGGCGCAGGCCCAGGTACAGGCTGCCGGCCAGCAGCGCGACTATGCACAGGAACAGCACGGCGCGGGTGCCGGTGGCGGTGATGTCGAAGCCGAGCAGGGTGCGGAAGCTGGTGAAGCCGTTGTTGCCGCCAAAGCCCGTCTCGTTGCGGAAGAACAGCAGCATGCCGGCGAAGGTCAGCGCCTGGGTCATGATCGAGAAGTACACGCCCTTGATCCGCGAGCGGAAGGCGAAGAAGCCGAACACCAGCGCCAGCAGGCCGGGCGCCAGCACCACCAGGCACAGGGTCCAGAGGAAGCTGGACGTGCCGTACCAGTACCAGGGCAGCTCGGTCCACGACAGGAAGGTCATGAACGCCGGCAGGCCGTCGCCCGCGCTTTCGCGCATCAGGTGCATGCCCATGGCGTAGCCGCCGAGGGCGAAGAACAGCCCGTGGCCGAGCGACAGCAGCCCGGCGTAGCCCCACACCAGGTCGAGGGCCAGGGCGACCACCGCGTAGCAGAGGATCTTGCCGACCAGGGTCAGGGTGTAGGCCGAGACGTGCAGGGCGCTGCCGGCCGGCAGCAGGTGCAGCAGCGGCAGGGCGACCAGCACGGCGAGCAGCGCCAGGCCGAGGGCGAGCGCCGCGCGCGGGCCGAGCTGGCCGGCGGCGCGCGCCAGCAGGCTGTTGTTGAGTGGCGTGGGGTTGAGAGGCATGTTCATCAGTCGATCACCCGGCCCTTGAGGGCGAACAGGCCCTGCGGACGCTTCTGGATGAAGAGGATGATCAGCGCGAGGATGAGGATCTTGCCCAGCACGGCGCCGATCTGCGGTTCGAGGAGCTTGTTGGCGATACCCAGGCCCGAGGCGGCCATCACCGTGCCGGCCAGCTGGCCGACGCCGCCGAGCACCACCACCAGGAAGGAGTCGATGATGTAGCTCTGGCCGAGGTCCGGGCCGACGTTGCCGATCTGCGACAGGGCCACGCCGCCGAGGCCGGCGATGCCCGAGCCGAGGCCGAAGGCCAGCATGTCCACCCGCCCGGTCGGCACGCCGCAGCAGGCGGCCATGTTGCGGTTCTGGGTGACCGCGCGCACGTTGAGGCCCAGGCGCGTGCGGTTGAGCAGCAGCCAGGTCAGCACCACCACGCCCAGGGCGAAGCCGATGATCGCCATGCGGCTGTAGGGCAGCACCAGGTTGGGCAGCACCTGCAGGCCACCGGACAGCCAGCTCGGGTTGGCCACCTCGACGTTCTGCGCGCCGAACAGCACGCGCACCGCCTGGATCAGGATCAGGCTGATGCCCCAGGTGGCCAGCAGGGTTTCCAGCGGGCGGCCGTAGAGGTGGCGGATCACCGTGCGCTCCAGCGCCATGCCGATGGCGGCGGTGACCAGGAAGGCCAGCGGCAGCGCGGCCAGCGGGTAGAGGTCGAGGTAGCCGGGGGCGAACTTCTGGAAGGCGCCCTGCA harbors:
- the urtD gene encoding urea ABC transporter ATP-binding protein UrtD — encoded protein: MNAATTHQADLPLDTGHLVGKGVNVRHGTILTLEGINVSFDGFKALTDLNLYIGVGELRCIIGPNGAGKTTMMDVITGKTRPDSGQAWFGEQLDLTGMSEVEIAQAGIGRKFQKPTVFEALSVFENLELAQKTDKSVWASLRARLTGEQRDRIDEVLATIRLEGARKRPAGLLSHGQKQFLEIGMLLMQEPHLLLLDEPVAGMTDAETEFTAELFTSLSRKHSLMVVEHDMGFVGSIADHVTVLHQGHVLAEGSLEQVQANERVIEVYLGR
- the urtC gene encoding urea ABC transporter permease subunit UrtC, with product MNMPLNPTPLNNSLLARAAGQLGPRAALALGLALLAVLVALPLLHLLPAGSALHVSAYTLTLVGKILCYAVVALALDLVWGYAGLLSLGHGLFFALGGYAMGMHLMRESAGDGLPAFMTFLSWTELPWYWYGTSSFLWTLCLVVLAPGLLALVFGFFAFRSRIKGVYFSIMTQALTFAGMLLFFRNETGFGGNNGFTSFRTLLGFDITATGTRAVLFLCIVALLAGSLYLGLRLARSKFGRVLTALRDAENRLMFCGYDPRGYKLFIWVLSAVLCGLAGALYVPLVGIINPSEMSPTNSIEAAVWVALGGRGTLIGPLLGAGLINGMKSWFTVAFPEYWLFFLGALFIVVTLYLPKGVIGLLRKEKEQ
- the urtE gene encoding urea ABC transporter ATP-binding subunit UrtE translates to MLQVQQLHQYYGGSHILRGLSFEAKVGEVTCLLGRNGVGKTTLLKCLMGLIPAKDGKILWENAEITGYKPHQRVHAGIAYVPQGRDIFARLTVEENLLMGLSRFSASEAKAVPESIYELFPVLREMKHRRGGDLSGGQQQQLAIGRALASRPRLLILDEPTEGIQPSVIKEIGAVIRRLAARGDMAILLVEQFYDFAAELADQYLVMSRGEIVQQGRGESMEADGVRGLVAI